In Niallia sp. FSL W8-0635, one genomic interval encodes:
- a CDS encoding DoxX family protein, giving the protein MLDLLRNNKVVAGILAVIRIYLGYQFIHAGYEKLTSGGFDASGFLQGAIASSTGDHPAVQGWWATFLEHVALPNADLFSFMVQWGEVLVGIALILGLFTSFATLMGMVMNFAFLFSGTVSTNGQMILLAIFVIVAGANAGKFGLDRYAMPYIKNQINNRRNNKHKKETAIA; this is encoded by the coding sequence ATGTTAGACTTATTAAGAAATAATAAAGTGGTTGCAGGAATTTTAGCGGTGATTAGAATTTATCTTGGATATCAATTTATCCATGCAGGGTATGAAAAATTAACAAGTGGTGGGTTTGATGCAAGTGGATTTTTACAAGGGGCCATCGCAAGTAGCACAGGCGATCATCCGGCAGTACAAGGCTGGTGGGCAACATTTCTAGAGCATGTAGCACTTCCTAATGCAGATTTATTCAGTTTCATGGTTCAATGGGGAGAAGTACTTGTAGGGATTGCGTTAATCTTAGGTTTATTTACAAGCTTTGCAACATTAATGGGTATGGTAATGAACTTCGCCTTCTTATTCAGTGGAACAGTAAGTACAAATGGACAAATGATTCTATTAGCAATCTTCGTTATCGTAGCAGGTGCAAATGCAGGTAAATTCGGTCTTGACCGATATGCAATGCCATATATCAAAAATCAAATTAATAATAGAAGAAACAATAAACATAAAAAAGAAACAGCAATTGCATAA